TATTGTAAAAGTATTTATAATTTATATTACATGGGAAAAGCGAGGGTAAATTATGTTGAAGAAAACGTTAGTAGTTATTTTATCATTAATGTTGTTACTTCCATCTACATCTGTATTTGCAGCTGGAGACCAGCCGAGTGCTTGGTCAAAAGATACGATTCAACGAGGCATTGATCTAGGAATTGTTCCAGAAAGATTACAAGCTAATTACGCTGACCCAATTACGCGAGAGGAGTTTGCGGAGTTATTAGTTAACGTGGCTTTTAAAAAGTTAGAAATGGTCGAAAGGTCATATGAATGGACAATGGAAATGGTACTGGAAAAAGTGACGATTGATCAACCATTTGAAGATACGGATTTAGATCACGTCAACCTTGCCTATATTATTGGTAGTGTGAATGGTACATCTGATACGACCTTTTCACCAGATGCTTATATCACACGTGAGCAAGCAGCACAAATGCTGATGAATACAATTCATAAATCAAGTTTAATATCATATGCAACAGAAGAAGAGATGAGTTATACGGATTACGATCAAATAGGAGAATGGGCGAAGCCTGCCGTAAGTGCTGCCTATACTTTAGAGCTTATGCAAGGGTCTAACGGTCAATTTATG
The Bacillus sp. SM2101 DNA segment above includes these coding regions:
- a CDS encoding S-layer homology domain-containing protein, yielding MLKKTLVVILSLMLLLPSTSVFAAGDQPSAWSKDTIQRGIDLGIVPERLQANYADPITREEFAELLVNVAFKKLEMVERSYEWTMEMVLEKVTIDQPFEDTDLDHVNLAYIIGSVNGTSDTTFSPDAYITREQAAQMLMNTIHKSSLISYATEEEMSYTDYDQIGEWAKPAVSAAYTLELMQGSNGQFMPRKHITREQAIVTIIRVFDHAKYNTLQLRGDITVLAVYNDLIYNVGKDYVYVSYEGKEEISLSEKELREAWYTYNVTTQSGLHYDHEKAIVIYAFHGNLLSTYYTWISDASLKDEGVKVDYGYMTVESFTENHLLEFSLKDIPGYFNTNAGHVYGYPKVEVDPKPID